In the bacterium genome, one interval contains:
- the amrB gene encoding AmmeMemoRadiSam system protein B: MSLSRYHLATMEVKLQKPELVRRPCFAGESYSADPAVLSGNIDKRIAATTRPTSVKGEIGAIVTSCTSESLYLAGELGAIRALNHKKYSTVILVASAQQNFFDYNSVYLGGAYDTPLGRVFVDLPVAERMANSHPRVVFAGTGHTGGKDAEYAIEMLLPFLQRLLGDFRIVPIIMGSEDESNVVAVGEVLSAVVDPQRSLIVGCSELMFESPVNTGKVDQIDDAVGKLEWRTLYDRLRNAQLPSTAPLAAIAYAARRLKIKRAETLSDTSGEGTSLSVVMLQ, encoded by the coding sequence ATGTCACTTAGTCGTTACCATCTTGCCACTATGGAAGTTAAGCTACAGAAGCCTGAGCTGGTTCGCAGGCCGTGTTTTGCCGGAGAATCATACTCCGCAGACCCGGCGGTGTTGAGCGGAAACATTGACAAGAGAATTGCCGCGACGACCAGACCGACATCAGTAAAGGGCGAGATTGGCGCGATTGTCACATCGTGTACATCAGAGAGCTTGTATCTGGCCGGAGAACTCGGTGCAATTCGTGCACTCAATCATAAGAAATATTCGACTGTGATATTAGTCGCTTCGGCTCAACAGAACTTCTTCGATTACAATTCGGTCTATCTCGGCGGAGCCTACGATACACCCTTGGGGAGAGTTTTTGTGGATTTGCCCGTTGCCGAAAGAATGGCGAATAGCCACCCTCGCGTAGTTTTTGCCGGCACCGGCCACACAGGGGGCAAGGACGCCGAGTATGCGATTGAAATGCTGCTGCCGTTCCTGCAAAGGTTGCTTGGTGACTTTCGCATTGTCCCGATAATCATGGGAAGCGAAGACGAGTCGAATGTTGTTGCAGTCGGCGAGGTACTTTCTGCGGTGGTTGACCCGCAAAGATCATTGATTGTTGGCTGCTCAGAGTTGATGTTCGAGTCCCCTGTCAACACAGGAAAGGTCGATCAGATCGATGATGCTGTCGGCAAGCTGGAGTGGCGTACTCTCTACGATCGCCTCCGTAATGCGCAATTGCCGAGCACGGCTCCATTGGCAGCGATTGCCTATGCAGCAAGGAGATTGAAGATCAAACGAGCGGAAACGCTCTCCGATACGTCGGGCGAAGGAACATCGCTTTCAGTCGTGATGCTTCAGTAG